The genome window GACGAACACGCGCGAGCCGCGTTCCTCCTTCCACCACTGCGCGGTGATCTTCTCCGGGTGACGGCGTTCCAGCGCCCGCGCCAGCGCGACCGCCGCGGCCCGCACCTGGAAGCCGTCCCAGCGCGGCTCGAGCAGCACGTACAGGTGCAGGCCCCGCGAACCGGACGTCTTCAGGTGGCCTTCGATGCCGTGCTCCGCCAGGAATTCCCGCGTCAGCACGGCAGCTTCGCGCAGTTCGTCGAAGCCGATGCCGGGCGAGGGGTCGAGGTCGACGCGCAGCTCGTCGGTGACCTCCGGCGTGTCCGCGCGGTACGGCCACACGTGGAACCCGAGGCAGCCGAGGTTCACCGCCCACAGGATGTGCGCGAGGTCCTTCGCCACCAGCGCGTCGCTCGTCGTGCCGTTCGGCGTCGAGACGACGGTGGTGCTCAGCCACGGCGGCGCGCCTTTGGGCACGCGTTTCTGGAACCAGTTCTTGCCGCCCGCGCCGTCCGGGTAGCGCTCCAGCAGCAGCGGTCGCCCGCCGAGCCGGGCCAGCAGCGGCCCCGAGATCGCCCGGTAGTACTCGACGAGGTCGAGCTTCGTCTCGCCGCGTTCCGGGAAGTACACCTTGTCCGGGCTGCTGATCTTGACCTCGACACCGTCGACGTCGAGCAGCACCGCTTCGCTCATCGCGCCTCCCCGAACAGCTCGGCGAGCTCGGCGGGCGGCGCCTCGTCGAGCTGGGCGTAGGTGCAGGACTCCGGGGTGCGGTCGGGCCGGAACCGGACCAGCCGCCCGCCGTGACGGAACCGGCCGCCCTGCAGGTGCTCGTAGCGGACCTCCGCCACCCATTCGGGCCGCAGCGGCTCCCAGGACAGGTCCTTCTGCGGTGCCCAGCGGCTGTTCGCGCCCGGTTGCCTGCCGGGCTCGGGTTCGTACTCGGCCCAGGACCGCCACGGGTGGTTCTCGAGCGCGTTCTCGCGCAGCGGCGCCAGCTCCTCGACCAGCTCGGCCCGCCGCACCTTCGTGAAGCTGCTCGCCACGCCGACGTGGTGCAGCACGCCTTCGCCGTCGAACAGCCCCAGCAGCAGCGAACCGACGCCGGCGCCGTCCTTGTGCCAGCGGAACCCGGTGACGACGCAGTCGGCCGTGCGCTCGTGCTTGACCTTGAGCATCACCCGCTTGTCCTGCTCGTACGGCAGGTCGGCGGGCTTGGCCATGACGCCGTCGAAGCCCGCGCCCTCGAACCGGGTGAACCAGTCCTCGGCCTGCGCGGGGTCGTCGCTGAGCGGGGTCAGGTGGACGCGCTGCAGCCCTTCGGCGTCGGTGCGCAGGATGCTTTCCAGCCGCTCGCGCCGCACGCGGAACGGCTCGCCGGTGAGGTCGGTGTCGCCGAGGGCGAGCAGGTCGAAGGCGACGAAGCTGGCCGGCGTCTCCTCGGCGAGCTTGCGCACGCGCGAAGCCGCCGGGTGCAGCCGCAGCTGCAGCGCCTCGAAGTCGAGCCCCTGCGGTGTGACCAGCACGATCTCGCCGTCCACCACGCACCGCGGCGGCAGCGCGGCGGCCAGCAGCTCGGCCAGCTCCGGGAAGTAGCGGGTCAGCGGGCGGTCGTTGCGCGAACCGAGCTCGATCTCGTCGCCGTCGCGGAACACGACGCAGCGGAAGCCGTCCCACTTGGGCTCGTAGAGCAGCCCCGGGTCACGAGGCACCTCGTGCACGGCTTTCGCGAGCATCGGCCGCACCGGCGGCATCACGGGCAAGTCCACCGCGCGAGCTTAAAACACGGGTACGACATTCCAGGGCGTGATACACACTGACTCGTGACCACCGAACGCCCAGAACCGCCCCTGACCGGGGGCGAGCGCGAAATGCTGCGCACGTTCCTCGACTTCCACCGCGCCACCCTCGCGATGAAGTGCGACGGACTGTCCGACGAGGACCTCCGCCGCGCCGCCAGCCCGCCGTCCACGCTCTCGCTGCTCGGCCTCGTCCGGCACATGGCCGAAGTGGAGCGCACCTGGTTCCGGCGGGTGATCAACGCCGAGGACGTCCCGCTGCGGTGGTCGGCCGAAGGCGATTTCCAGGCCGCCTACGACGCGAGTTCGTCGACGCGCGCGGAAGCGTTCGAGGCGTGGCAGGCCGAAGTGGAGCAGTCCCGCAAGATCGAAGAAGCGGCCGAGTCCCTCGACGTCACCGGGCACCAGGCCCGCTGGGGCGAGGACGTTTCGCTGCGGCTGGTGATGCTGCACATGATCCACGAGTACGCCCGCCACAACGGCCACGCGGACTTCATCCGGGAATCGATCGACGGCGTCACGGGGGCCTAGTGGACGTGCTCGCGTGGCTGCTCGACGCGGACCCGGCGTTGCGCTGGCAGGTCGAGCGGGACCTCGCGGGCGCACCACCGGCGGTCTGGGAGGCGACGCGGGCGCGAGTCGCGTCGGAAGGGTTCGGCGCACGGCTGCTGGCGGCGCAGGACCCGGACGGCCGCTGGGCGGGCGGCGCGTTCTTCCCGGCCGGCTTCCGCGGCGACGAGCCCCAGCCGTGGACGGCGACGACGTGGTCGTTGAACGCCCTGCGCGACTGGGGTCTCGACGCGGGAGTCCTGAGCGGCACGGCCGGGCTGCTGGCCGCGAACTGCCGCTGGGAGTACGACGACCTGCCGTACTGGGACGGCGAAGTCGACTGCTGCATCAACGCGTGGACCCTGGCCAACGGCGTGTGGCTCGGCGCGGACGTCGCCGGGATCGCCGAGTGGTTCACCACCCACCGCCTGCCGGACGGCGGCTGGAACTGCGAGTGGGTCGAGGGCTCGATGCGCTCGTCCGTCCACTCGACACTCAACGCCCTGAAAGGCTTGCTGGCGCACGAAAACGCGACGGGTGGAACCGAGGAGACCCGCGAGGCCCGCCGCGGCGGCGAGGAATACCTCCTGGAACGCGGGTTGTTCCGGCGGCGGTCGACGGGCGAGCCGCTCGGGCCGTGGGTAGGCGAGTTCGGCTACCCGATGCGCTGGCGCTACGACGTCCTCAACGCGGCTTCGTACTTCCGCGACGCGGACCGCCCGGACGAGCGCATGGCGGAGGCGATCGAGCTGATCCGCGCGGCCCGCCAGGCGGACGGAACGTGGCTGCAGCAGCGGACGGACGCCGGCCGGGTGTGGTTCGAAGTGGACGCTCCGGCCGGGGAGCCGTCGAAGTGGCTGACGTTCTTCGCGACCCGGGTCCTGAACTGGTGGGACGCCCGTTAGAGCTCCGCCAGCACCAGCCCGCTGCGCGGCTTCGGCGTGAAGTACGTGGCCTTCCGGGGCATCCGCCGCCCCGCCGCGTGGACCGCCAGGACGTCCGCGCGGCTCACCGGGGCCAGCAGGACCACCGCGTCGGCGTCCGGGGGTACCGGGCGGCCGTCGGGGAGCGGGTGCATGCACGGGCCGTCGGGGTCGATCCCCAGCGCGTCCGCGAAGAGGACGCGCTCGACGATCTCGTGGTCGATCACCGGTCCCGGGCCGGCGAAGCCCGTCCGCGGGAGCGGGACCCGCAGCACCGCCCCGCCCGCGTGCACCACCGCCTCGCCGGTGACCGGTACCGCGTGCTCGTCGTAGCGGACGTCCAGGCCCGCCGCGGACCAGCGGGACACCAGGTCCTCCGGGCCGAGGCCGATGCCGGTGAGCACGCGGTGGATCGCGCCGATGCGCAGGGCGGGGCCCGCGGTGACCAGGGCGAGCAGCCCGCCGTGGCCGGCCGCCGCGGCCGCGGCCACGCGGTGGTTGCCGTCGGCGACCAGGAGGTCGGCGGCGGTGACCGCGGCGAGCAGGCGGCGCTGCAGCGGCCCGGCGGGCACCACCCACAGGTCGTGGCGCCGCCCGCCCGCGTCCGCCGTCGACAGGTCGGGCAGGCCGAGCGCGCCGCACGCGCGGGCCACCTCCTCGGTCAGCGCGTCGCCGCCGGTGGCCGGGACGAGCAGCGCCGCGCTGGTCGCGCAGCCGAGCCCGGCGAGCACGGCGGCCCGCTCGGCCACGACGTCGGGGTAGACGTCCTCGGTGTGCCGGACCCGCGCGGTGCCGTCGTCCGTCACCGCGGCCGGGTCGACCAGGCAGAGCAGGCCCAGCGCGACGCCGTCCGGGCCTTCGATCCGGTACGGCGCGACGACCTCGCGCACCGGCCGGTACGACCGCTTGCGGAGCCGCTCGAGCACCGCGCGGGCGACCGGGACGGCGGCGGCCAGGTCGAGACCCCGCGCCAGCGCCGCGGGCGTGCGCGCGGGGTGCTGCACGGCCAGCAGGCTGTCCCCCGCCCCGGCCGCCGCGAGCGCGGCGACCACCCGGTCGGGTTCGGCGAACTCGTCGACGTCGGGCCCGGGGACCGCGTCGCGGACCACCCAGCCCCGCCCGATCGGCCGGATCCAGTCACTCATCCCTCCCATCTTGCGCGAAGAGCGCGAAGACGGAAATTCACTGGGGTGCGGTGCGTCCTGGTGGAATGCTTAGGGCTGCAAAGCAGTTGACTCCGGTCATGACCACCCCGAGGAGCAGCCCGCCGATGACGACACCCGCCGCCACCAGCGTGAAGGGGGTCGGCTTCCGGTCGGAACGCGGCCCGGTGCTGGTCGCCGTCATGCTCAGCACCGCGCTGGTCGCGCTGGACAGCACGATCATCGCGACCGCGGTGCCCTCGGTGGTCCGCGACCTCGGCGGGTTTTCGCAGTTCCCGTGGCTGTTCTCGATCTACCTGCTCACCCAGGCCGTCACGGTGCCGCTCTACGGCAAGTTCGCCGACGTCCTCGGCCGCCGCCCGGTGATGTTCTTCGGGATCGCGGCGTTCCTCGTCGGCTCGGTGCTGTGCGGGGCCGCGTGGAGCATGCCGGTGCTGATCGCCGCCCGCGCGGTGCAGGGCATCGGGGCGGGCGCGATCCAGCCGATGTCGATGACGATCATCGGCGACCTCTACACGGTGGAGGAACGCGCCAGGGTGCAGGGCTACGTCGCCAGCGTCTGGGGCATCGCGTCGGTGGTCGGCCCGACGCTCGGCGGCGTGTTCGCCGAGTACCTGGACTGGCGGTGGATCTTCTTCGTCAACCTGCCGCTCGGCGCGATCGCCGCGCTGATGCTGCACCGCAACTTCGCCGAGCGCGTCGAGCGCAAGCCGCACCGGGTCGACTACACCGGCGCGGCGCTGCTCACCGTCGGCTGCTCGCTGGTGATCCTGGGCCTGCTCGAAGGCGGCGTCGCGTGGGCGTGGGGGTCGCTGCCGAGCGTGGCGATCTTCGTCGTGGGCGCGGCCCTGCTGGTGTCGTTCGTGCTGGTCGAAAAGCGCGCGGCCGAGCCGGTGCTGCCGCTGTGGGTCTTCACCCGGCGGATCCTGGTGGGCGGCAACCTGGTCGCGGTCGTGGTCGGCGCGGTCCTGATGGGCCTGACGTCGTACCTCCCGACGTACGCGCAGGGCGTGCTGGGCGCGGGCGCGCTGGTGGCCGGGTTCGCGGTGGCGGCGCTCACCGTCGGCTGGCCCATCTCCGCGGCCCTGGCCGGCAAGATCTACCTCCGCATCGGCTTCCGCGACACGGCGCTGATCGGCAGCGTGTTCATCATCGCGGGCGGCGTGCTGGTGGCCACGCTCGGCGCGACGTCGTCGATCTGGGCGGCGGCGGTCGCGGCGTTCGTCCTCGGCCTCGGCCTCGGCCTGGCGGCGAGCCCGACGCTGGTGGCGATCCAGTCGGTGGTGGGCTGGGACCGCCGCGGCGTGGTGACGGCGACGAACCTGTTCAGCCGGTCACTGGGCAGCGCGGTCGGCGCGGCGGTGTTCGGCGCGATCGCCAACGCGACGCTGGCTTCGCGGTTCGAGAACCCGCCGGCCGAGGTGGCGGGCAAGCTGCCGCCGTCGGTGGACGCGACGAGCCTGGTGCTGGGCGGGCACGACGACTCCCCCGTGGCGACGTTCGTCCGAGGCGCGCTGAACGACGCGACGCACTACGTGTTCCTCGGCCTGCTGGCGGTGGCGGTGCTGTCGGTGGTGGCGCTGCTGCTGATGCCGCGCAAGACCGAGCAGCTCGAGTTCTAGGCGCGCCCGAGCAGCTCGAGGATCCCCTCGATCGCCTGCTCGAACGGCTCGGTGCGGTCCGCGGCCCTGGCGAGCACGTAGCCACCCTGCAGCGTCGCGACGATCGCCGCCGCGGTGGTCGCCGGGTCGAGGCCGCCGTCGTCCTCCGCCACGACTTCGGCGAGCCGAGTGCGCAGCCAGGCGAAGGTCTCTTCGACCGGCTCACGGAGGACGGGGGCGGCCATCACGTCCGGGTCCTGCGTCAGGCGGCCGACCGGGCAGCCCCGCAGGACGTCGCGCTCGCGGCGGAGGTAGGCCGCGATCCGCTCGAGCGGCGTGCCCGGCCCGGACAGCTGCGCTTCGGCGGCCGCGCGCATCTCCCCGGCGGTGCGGTCGATGGCCGCGCGCGCCAGCTCCTCCTTGCCGGAGAAGTGGTGGTACATGCTGCCCTGGCCGGCGTCGGCGAGCCGCTGGATGGTCTTCGGGCTGGTCCCGACGTACCCGCGCTCCCACAGCAGCGTGCGCGTGCTCTCGATGAGGCGTTCCCTCGTGTCCACGAGACCAGCGTACCTACCAGTAGGTACATCAGTTCTGCAGCGGCATGAGCTCCGCCCGGAAGTTCGCCAGGAACTCCTCGAAGTCGCCGTGGCCGGGCCGGATGACGAACTTCGACAACCCGGCCTCGATGTGCTGCTCCACCAGCCGGCGCGCCTCGGGCCAGCTCGTCGCCACCAGGTCGGTGACCGGCACACCGGGCTGCCGCTTCGCCGCCGCGGCGGCGAGCTCGTCCGGCAGCCCCTTGTCGGCCACGGCCAGGCTGAGGCCGAAGTGGTCGGCCTCGATCTCGCGCCCGGCCTCGGCCGCGGCTTCCTGGATCGCGATGCGGGCGTCGCGCGCCTGGGACGGCGTGTGGAAGCTGCCGAGCCAGCCGTCGGCGAGCCGGCCCGCGCGGCGCAGGGCCGCCGGCGCCGCTCCCCCGAGCCAGACGTCCAGCCGCTTGGCCGGGCGCGGCCCGAGGTGGACGCCCTCGACGCGGAAGAACTCGCCGTCGAAGGAGACGTCGTCCTCTTCGAGCAGCCGCCGCAGCAGGGTCAGCGACTCGTCGAACACCGCGGCCCGGCGCCCGGCGGGCACCGGGAAGAGGTCCTGCTCGGCGGCGCGGGCCGGGCGCAGCCCGAACACCGGCAGCACCCGCTTGGGCGCCAGGCCGGCCAGCGTGAGCAGCTGCTTCGCGACGAGCACCGGGTGCCGGCCGGGCAGGATCGCCACGCCGGTGCCGACCTTGAGCTTCTCGGTGGTCGCCAGCGCGTGCGTCATGCCGATCACGGGGTCGACTTCGGGCGAGTAGACGAGTTCCGACAGCCAGAGCGAGTCGATGCCCTCGGCTTCCAGCCGCCGCGCCAGCCCGGCGAACTCGCCGGGCCCCGTTCCCGCCGCCGGCGCGACGCCCAGCCTGATCTTCAGCACGGTTCCTCCCGGAGAGCTCTCCAAGGGCAACGCCCCGGGCGGCCGGGAATTCCTCAGGCCGTCGCCGCCATGACCCGGGTCAGCGCCGCGTGCAGTGCCTCCAGCTCCGGCAGGTCCATCCCGAGCGCCTCGACGACCCGGTACGGGATCTTTTCGGCCTCCGCCCGCAGCGCGCGCCCCTTCTCCGTCAGCTCGACGGTCAGCTGCCGCTCGTCCTCCCGGCTCCGCGCGCGCGTCACGTACCCCAGCGCCTCCAGGCGCTTCAGCAGCGGCGAGAGCGTCGCGGGTTCGTGGCGCAGTGACGCGCCCAGGTCCTTCACCGAACGCGGCGAGCGCTCCCACAGCGCGAGCAGCACCAGGTACTGCGGATGGGTCAGGCCGTGCGGCTCGAGCAGCGGCCGGTAGATCGCGATCACGCTGCGCGAAGCCACCGACAGCGCGAAACACACTTGCCGGTCCAGCTTCAGCGGGTCCTCGCCCAGGTCGATCATGTGCCAATCCTACGGTGTCGCGGGTCGCACTAATGATTAGTGCACTAAGCATTAGTGTACTATGGAACTCATGGAACGACCGAGTGTGCTCCGCTGGTTCGGCTACGCCGTGGGCGTGCGCCTCCCCTCGCGGTTCAACGACTGGGCTCTGCACGACGCGACGTCGAAGCACTGGCGGGCGCGGTACGTGCTGCAGCGGTCGGTCGGCATCCTGCCGCTGTGCGCGGTGTGGCTGCTGCTGCCCGGCTCGATCTGGCTGCGGCTCTCGCTGGTCCTCATGGCCGGGCTCGTCGCGTACTTCTACTCGTGCGCGTACATGGAGGAGAGCGTCGAACACCGGCTCGGCCGGCAGGGCTTCCCGCACAACACCGGGCGCCGCATCCGCGCCGAAGCCGCCGAGGCGAAGAACGCCGAAGCGACCGCCCGCTACCTCGCGCGCTACCGGCGGCCCTCGGAGGGTTAGTTAGAGTCAGCGGACGATGAGACGCAAGCTCCGCCCGCCGATCCCGCCGCGCCACGGGCTGGACCCCGCCCGGCTCAAGCTCCCCGCCGAGGGCGAGTGGCCGACCCTGCTGGCGCACCTCGTCGACCGGCTGCCCCGCGTGGCACCGGCCCGCATCGAGGAAATGCTGCGGGAAGAACGCATCCACGGCCTCGACGGCCCGCTCGGCGTGGACACGCCGTTCGAGCCCGGCTCGTTCATCTGGTTCCACCGCGACCTGCCGGACGAGGTGCCCGTGCCGTTCGAGATCGACGTCGTCTACCGCGACGAGCACCTGCTGGTCGTCGACAAGCCCCACTTCCTGGCGACCATCCCGCGCGGACAGCACATCCTGGAGACGGCGCTCGTGCGGCTGCGGCGCGACCTGGACCTCCCGCACCTGTCCCCCGCGCACCGGCTCGACCGGGTCACCGCCGGCCTGGTGATGTTCGTGATCACGCCGGAACTGCGCGGGAAGTACCAGACGCTGTTCCGCGACCGCCGGGTCCACAAGGAGTACGAGGCCATCGCCCCGTACGACCCGGCCCTGGACCTGCCGCGGACCGTCCGGAGCCGGATCGTCAAGGAGCGTGGGGTACTCGCCGCCCGCGAAGAGCCGGGCGAGCCGAACGCCGAGACGCACGTCGAACTGGCCGAGCACCGCGACGGGCTGGGCCGCTACCGGCTCCGGCCCTCGACCGGCCGGACGCACCAGCTGCGCGTGCACCTCAGCGGCCTCGGCGTCCCCATCCTCGGCGACGACTTCTACCCGCAACTGCGGGAAAAGCCGCTCGGCGACTTCACGAAACCGTTGCAGCTGCTGGCGAAGGTGCTCGCCTTCGACGACCCGGTCACCGGGACGCCCCGGCGGTTCACCAGCGGGCGACGGTTGTCCGCCTGGGACGACGCCGCCGCGTGGGCGGCGCCCCCGGCCTGACCCGGGAGCGCCGCCGGCGCGTCACTTGCGCCAGAACTTCACACCGCTCCACTGCACGGTGACCGGCCCCGCGCCGCTGGACGTGCGGTAGCTGCCGAACTTGTCGTAGTAGCTGCCGCCCGGGCTGGAGATCGTCTGCTTCAGCGAGCCGTTGAGGTACACCTTGTGCGAGCTGCCGACCTGGTTGACGGTGTTGACCCGCACCGACGTGCCGACCGTCGCGCCGCTGCCCAGCGTCGCCCCGCCCTCCACGGCGTACACCCGGCCACCTTTCTCGACGGCCAGCATGAAGTACGGCCCCGCGCTCGAGCCGTCTCGAAACGTCTGCTTGAGACTGATCCGGGAGCCGGTCATGCTGGTGATCTTGAACGAGCCTTCGAACTGGTGGGTGCCACCGGTGTAGGTGGTGTAGCGGCGTTCCGCGCGCTGGTCGCCGCTGCCGGTCGAGCAAGTCAGCTGGAAGGTGAGCCCGGAGATCCGGCCGCACCCCCGCTCCTGCTCGGAGTAGCCCGGCGAGTCCGGGGTCCACGGACCCGTCCCGACCTGGGCGTCCGCCGTGGGCGCGAGGATCGCGAGTCCTGCCGCGACCGCCACGAGCACGCCCGCACCGTGAATTCTGCGCACCGTCGACCTCCTGGATCATCCGAGGCGGCGGTGCTGTGACTGTACGAGCTCGCGCCGTCACGGACAAGAGTTTCCCGGGTGGTGTCGAATCCGGCCGTCCTCGTTCGACAGACTCGTGAAGGCAGTCACCAGCACTCCGAGGAGCACCCATGCGCACCCTGATCTCCACGTCGTTCGTCTCGCTCGACGGCGTCGTCGAAGCCCCCGGCGGCGAGTCCGGCTACCGCAACACGGGCTGGACGTTCAAGGACGTCGAGTTCGAGCCGGCCGCCTACGAGATCAAGGGCACCGAACAGGAGGAGGCCACCGCGCTCCTGCTGGGCCGCGTCAGCTACGAGGCGTTCGCGCCGGTCTGGCCGGGGATGACCGTGGAGTTCGCCGGCTACAACGCGATGCCGAAGTACGTCGTGTCGACCACGCTCCAGGACGCGGACCTGGTGGACAACTGGGGCGAGACCACGATCCTGCGCTCGCTGGACGACGTCGCCGCGCTCAAGGAGACCGAGGGCGGCCCCATCATCGTCAACGGCAGCGCCACCCTGAACCGTTCGCTGGCCGACGCCGGCCTGATCGACCGGCTCCACCTGCTGGTGTTCCCGGTGCTGCTCGGGGCGGGCAAGCGGCTGTTCAGCGAGACCGACAAGGACAAGCAGAACCTGAAGCTGATCGACAGCGCTTCGTACGGCAACGGTGTTCAGAAGCTGGTCTACGAGTTCGTCCGCTGAGCGGACACGGGTCCGGCCGAGGTTTCACGTAGAACATCTGTTCGAACGTGGTGTACGGTCGGACCCATGACGACCCCGGCACTGCAGGCATCGCTGTTCGGCGAATCCGGCCCCGTCACGCTGAACGCGCTCGCGCCGCGGCGGACCGAACTCGGCTCCGGCGCGTGGATCGACGTTCAGCCCGGCTGGCTCGACGGCGCCGACGAGGTGTTCACCGACCTCGTCACCGGCGTCCCGTGGCAGGCCGAGCGGCGGCGGATGTACGACCGGCTCGTCGACGTTCCCCGCCTGCTGTGCTTCTACCGCGAAGCGGCGCCGCTCCCCCACCCGGTGCTGGCCGAAGCCCGCGCCGCGCTGAGCGAGCACTACGCGGGCGAACTCCGCGAGCCGTTCCGCACCGCGGGCCTGTGCTACTACCGCGACGGCCGCGACAGCGTCGCCTGGCACGGCGACACGATCGGCCGCGGCAGCACGGAAGACACGATGGTGGCGATCATCTCGGTGGGCGCGGCCCGCCAGCTGGCCCTGCGCCCCCGCGGCGGCGGCGAGTCCCACCGCTACGCCCTCGGCCACGGCGACCTCATCGTGATGGGCGGCTCGTGCCAGCGCACGTGGGAACACGCGATCCCGAAGACGAGCCGCGCGGTCGGCCCGCGGATCAGCATCCAGTTCCGGCCGCGCGGGGTGCGCTGAGTCAGTCGACCAGGACCGGCAGTTCGTCCAGTCCGTACACAATGGACACCTTGCGGAACGAGAGGTCGTTCTCCGGCACGGCGAGCCGCAGGTTCGGGAACCGCTTGATCAGGGCCGGGTACGCCGTGCGCAGCTCCATGCGGGCCAGCTCCGCGCCGATGCAGCGGTGGATGCCGTAGCTGAACGCCAGGTGGGACGTCGGTTCGCGGGTGGCGTCGAAGTCCTCCATCCCCGCGCCCAGCTTCGGGTCGCGGTCCGCGGCCGACAGCGACACCAGCACGATGTCGCCTTCGGCGATGTGGACGCCGGCGATCTCCATGTCCTGCTTGGCGAAGCGCGGGAACGCCATCTGCACCACGGTCAGGTAGCGCAGCAGCTCCTCGACGAAGCGGTGCACGGACTCGTCGTCGCCGCGGACGGCTTCGAGGGCCTTCTCGTCGCGCAGCAGCACCAGCGCGCCGAGCGCCAGCATGCTCGCCGTCGTTTCGAGGCCGCCGGTGAGGACGCCGTCGGCGAGGCCGGCCAGCTCGCGGTCGTCGATCTCGTCGCCGTGTTCCTTGATCAGCATGCCGAGCAGGCCGTCGCCGGGCTGCTCGCGCTGCTTCTTCACGATGTCGAGCAGGTAGGTCAGCGACTCCGACATCGCGCCGAGCGACGCCCCCGCGCCGCCGAAGAGGTCGAAGCGGGCGGTGCTCAGCCGCTGGAACTCCGCGCGGTCCTCATAGGACACGCCGAGCAGTTCGCAGATGGTCAGCGACGGGATCGGCAGCGCGAACGCCTGCCACAGGTCGACCGGGCCGTCGGCCTTGGCCATCGCGTCGAGCTGCTCGGCGACGATCTCGTCGATCCGCGGGGCCAGCCTGCCGAGCCGCCGCATGGTGAACTCGGGCGTGAGCAGCTTCCGCAGCCGCGTGTGGACCGGCGGGTCCGCGAAGCCGAGCCCGCCCGGGTTCTGGTCCGCGGTCACCCCGGCGTTGCCGACGAGGTTGCCGAAGTCGCTGGAGAAGCCGGTGGCCTTGCCGAGGACGGCTTTCGCCTCGTCGTAACCCGTGACCAACCAGGCGTTCATCCCGAAGGGCAGGTCGAGCTTGCCGATCGGCGCCTCGGCCCGGCGCGCGGCCATGTCGGCGACCGGGTCGAGCCCGTCGCGCTTCAGCGGCAGCAGCGCCGACTCGGGCAGGAGCGACGACATCTTTTCGAGGTCGAAGCCCTTTTTCGACTGCCGGGCGAGGTACCGGCGGCCGACCCAGCCCAGTACCCGTGAGCGGAGACTCCCCATGCACCCGACAGTACCGCACTAGCCCGATCGGGTGAGCGACGGCGAGACCGGGCTCACCCCCGCGGCGGCACCTCCGTGTTCGCGGTGATCAGCCCGTGCTCGCTCGCGGCGTAGTGGAAGTACGGGCGGCCGAGGTCGTCCGAGCCGGCGAACGACGTCCGCGAGCGCCCGTCGGCTTCGGTGTTGACGCCGTTCGTGCGGGCCAGCACGCCGGAGGAGCTCAGCCACTCCCGCGACGCGCGCACCGGCCGCCAGCTCCGGCCGTCGCCGGTGAGGTCGCCGAGCACCTTCGTCATCTCGGCCGCGCCGGAGATCCGCAGGTTCTGGTCGTCGGTGACGTTCGCGGTGGCGTCGGTGGTGAGCGGGTAGGACCACGTGTGCCGGGCGGCGGACCGCACCTGTCCGTCCACTGTGGACACCGACGTCTGCTGTCCGGAGTCGGCCTGCACGACGTGCTGGGTGAAGCCGCCGCCAGTGACGTCGTCGCTGTTGCGGTAGTCGCGGGTGCGTTCGACGCGGGTGTACACGCGGCCGGCGGAGGTGTCGACGTAGCCCGCGGTCACGTCGTGGCGTTTCGCGGTCACGGTGACGTTGACGCCGCCGTCGATGTCCCGCACCGCCGTCTTCCGGTCCGGCGCCGCGGCGACGTCGTGCTGGGTCAGCGCGCCGGAAGTGCGGGCCGCGTTTTTGTCGGTGTAGAGCAGTAGCGTCGGGACGACGGTGAACTCGCCGCCGATGTCCGGGAAGGAGAAGGAGAAGTCGTGCGCACCCCCGTCCACGAGCCGGCCCGCGAACGGCGTCACGTCGTAGGTTTCGGCGTGCAGGCTGAAGGTGTCGATCGCCACGATCGGCCGCCACAGCTGCGGCACGATCCCGCCGGAGTAGATGTGCGGGAAGGTGAACGCGCTGCCGGCGGCCGTCCCGTCGATCGCGAAGTTCGCTTCGCGGTAGGGCCCCTTGCCGCACAGCCCGGCGGCCGGGTACTTCGCCGAGACCTCGTCGGGGACGTCGTCGAACCACTGCTCGTCGCAGGCGTGGCCTTCGAGGGTCACCTCGAGGTAGGCCCGGGTGATGTTGCGCGGCAGGTCTTTCGCGCTGAAGTGCACGGTGGGCGCGGCGGGCGTCGCGTCGGCGTGCCCGAACCCGGCGACGTGGTCGGCCGTCTGCGGCGCGGGGTGCTTCCGGTCGGCCTGGTAGTAGGTGAGCGTCACGGTCTGGGCGTAGACCCCG of Amycolatopsis solani contains these proteins:
- the ligD gene encoding non-homologous end-joining DNA ligase, with the protein product MSEAVLLDVDGVEVKISSPDKVYFPERGETKLDLVEYYRAISGPLLARLGGRPLLLERYPDGAGGKNWFQKRVPKGAPPWLSTTVVSTPNGTTSDALVAKDLAHILWAVNLGCLGFHVWPYRADTPEVTDELRVDLDPSPGIGFDELREAAVLTREFLAEHGIEGHLKTSGSRGLHLYVLLEPRWDGFQVRAAAVALARALERRHPEKITAQWWKEERGSRVFVDFNQNAPHKTVFGTWCVRPRVGGQVSTPIGWDELDTVEPDTLTLSTVPARVAGRGDPWAGAGERPQSIEPLLAMSEADLANGLMDAPWPPVYPKMPNEPPRVAPSRAKKA
- a CDS encoding ATP-dependent DNA ligase is translated as MDLPVMPPVRPMLAKAVHEVPRDPGLLYEPKWDGFRCVVFRDGDEIELGSRNDRPLTRYFPELAELLAAALPPRCVVDGEIVLVTPQGLDFEALQLRLHPAASRVRKLAEETPASFVAFDLLALGDTDLTGEPFRVRRERLESILRTDAEGLQRVHLTPLSDDPAQAEDWFTRFEGAGFDGVMAKPADLPYEQDKRVMLKVKHERTADCVVTGFRWHKDGAGVGSLLLGLFDGEGVLHHVGVASSFTKVRRAELVEELAPLRENALENHPWRSWAEYEPEPGRQPGANSRWAPQKDLSWEPLRPEWVAEVRYEHLQGGRFRHGGRLVRFRPDRTPESCTYAQLDEAPPAELAELFGEAR
- a CDS encoding DinB family protein, which produces MTTERPEPPLTGGEREMLRTFLDFHRATLAMKCDGLSDEDLRRAASPPSTLSLLGLVRHMAEVERTWFRRVINAEDVPLRWSAEGDFQAAYDASSSTRAEAFEAWQAEVEQSRKIEEAAESLDVTGHQARWGEDVSLRLVMLHMIHEYARHNGHADFIRESIDGVTGA
- a CDS encoding squalene cyclase, which gives rise to MDVLAWLLDADPALRWQVERDLAGAPPAVWEATRARVASEGFGARLLAAQDPDGRWAGGAFFPAGFRGDEPQPWTATTWSLNALRDWGLDAGVLSGTAGLLAANCRWEYDDLPYWDGEVDCCINAWTLANGVWLGADVAGIAEWFTTHRLPDGGWNCEWVEGSMRSSVHSTLNALKGLLAHENATGGTEETREARRGGEEYLLERGLFRRRSTGEPLGPWVGEFGYPMRWRYDVLNAASYFRDADRPDERMAEAIELIRAARQADGTWLQQRTDAGRVWFEVDAPAGEPSKWLTFFATRVLNWWDAR
- a CDS encoding DUF1015 family protein, with the translated sequence MSDWIRPIGRGWVVRDAVPGPDVDEFAEPDRVVAALAAAGAGDSLLAVQHPARTPAALARGLDLAAAVPVARAVLERLRKRSYRPVREVVAPYRIEGPDGVALGLLCLVDPAAVTDDGTARVRHTEDVYPDVVAERAAVLAGLGCATSAALLVPATGGDALTEEVARACGALGLPDLSTADAGGRRHDLWVVPAGPLQRRLLAAVTAADLLVADGNHRVAAAAAAGHGGLLALVTAGPALRIGAIHRVLTGIGLGPEDLVSRWSAAGLDVRYDEHAVPVTGEAVVHAGGAVLRVPLPRTGFAGPGPVIDHEIVERVLFADALGIDPDGPCMHPLPDGRPVPPDADAVVLLAPVSRADVLAVHAAGRRMPRKATYFTPKPRSGLVLAEL